From Sphingobium sp. RAC03, a single genomic window includes:
- the phoB gene encoding phosphate regulon transcriptional regulator PhoB, giving the protein MARAKMLLVEDDAALAELLIWHFKREDFDVAHTVDGEEALLMAQENVPDIVLLDWMVESLSGIEVCRRLRRMTGTANVPIIMLTARGEEEDRVRGLETGADDYVTKPFSPRELVARVGAVLRRVRPALAGETLTFADVEMDTVGHKVRRGGQVIPLGPTEFRLLKHFLEHPGWVFSRERLLDSVWGQDSDIELRTVDVHIRRLRKAINADGVYTDIIRTVRSAGYALDTDGVA; this is encoded by the coding sequence ATGGCACGGGCCAAGATGCTGCTGGTGGAGGATGACGCGGCTTTGGCCGAATTGCTCATCTGGCACTTTAAGCGCGAGGATTTCGACGTCGCCCATACGGTCGATGGCGAGGAAGCGCTGTTGATGGCGCAGGAAAATGTGCCTGACATCGTACTGCTCGACTGGATGGTCGAAAGCCTGTCAGGCATCGAGGTGTGCCGTCGGCTGCGGCGGATGACCGGCACGGCGAATGTGCCGATCATCATGCTGACCGCCCGCGGCGAAGAAGAGGATCGCGTTCGTGGCCTGGAAACCGGCGCGGACGATTATGTGACCAAACCCTTTTCGCCCCGCGAGCTGGTGGCGCGCGTCGGCGCGGTGCTACGCCGGGTGCGCCCGGCGCTGGCTGGCGAGACGCTGACCTTCGCCGATGTCGAGATGGACACGGTGGGGCATAAGGTGCGGCGTGGCGGGCAAGTGATCCCATTGGGGCCGACCGAGTTCCGGCTGCTCAAGCATTTTCTGGAGCATCCGGGCTGGGTCTTCTCGCGCGAGCGGCTACTCGACAGCGTGTGGGGGCAGGATAGCGATATCGAGCTGCGCACGGTCGATGTGCATATCCGCCGTCTGCGCAAGGCGATCAATGCCGATGGTGTCTATACCGACATCATCCGCACGGTACGGTCGGCGGGCTATGCGCTGGATACCGACGGGGTAGCGTGA
- a CDS encoding GGDEF domain-containing protein: MSRQSHRHFAQSNIEGGVASISHDHLVAELALAQRRFEATFYHAPVGIAHAGLDGRFLLVNPRFCEISGHDADTLLQVGFQRITHPDDLDTDEALLARLHAGEIPRYTLEKRYIRADGGIVWVNLTVSMVRDAAGQPELFVAVIEDLSDLRRASFEAVHDPLTGLLNRRGLANRADAILADAAHTGQPVSLIFLDLDGFKQLNDSRGHAAGDACLADVAALLMDHTGAIDAIARVGGDEFLLLLPLRDAPTATALGDQLRHALTARCGGISGSFGLVTASGALDLEALIDCADTAMLAAKRGGRNQLRTGYLP, encoded by the coding sequence ATGAGCAGGCAGTCGCATCGGCATTTCGCCCAATCGAACATCGAAGGAGGCGTCGCCTCCATTTCTCATGACCATCTCGTCGCCGAACTGGCGCTTGCGCAGCGCCGGTTCGAGGCGACCTTTTATCATGCGCCGGTGGGCATCGCCCATGCCGGCCTGGATGGCCGCTTCCTGCTGGTAAATCCCCGATTCTGCGAAATCAGCGGGCATGATGCCGATACGCTGTTGCAGGTCGGTTTTCAGCGGATTACCCATCCCGACGATCTCGATACCGACGAAGCCTTACTGGCGCGTCTCCATGCCGGTGAGATACCGCGTTATACGCTGGAAAAACGCTATATCCGTGCCGATGGCGGTATCGTCTGGGTCAACCTGACCGTGTCGATGGTGCGCGATGCAGCGGGGCAGCCCGAATTGTTCGTCGCCGTGATCGAGGATCTGTCCGACCTGCGCCGTGCCAGTTTCGAAGCCGTGCATGATCCGCTGACCGGCCTGCTCAACCGGCGCGGGCTGGCGAACCGCGCTGACGCCATTCTGGCCGATGCCGCGCATACAGGGCAGCCGGTCAGCCTCATCTTCCTCGATCTCGACGGGTTCAAGCAATTGAACGACAGCCGCGGCCATGCGGCGGGCGACGCTTGCCTTGCCGATGTGGCAGCGCTGCTGATGGATCACACCGGGGCCATCGATGCCATCGCGCGAGTGGGCGGCGACGAATTTCTGCTCCTGCTGCCCCTGCGCGACGCGCCGACCGCGACGGCGCTGGGCGATCAATTGCGGCATGCGCTCACGGCGCGCTGCGGCGGGATCAGCGGATCGTTCGGGCTGGTCACCGCAAGCGGTGCGCTTGATCTCGAAGCGCTGATCGATTGCGCCGACACCGCCATGCTCGCCGCAAAGCGCGGCGGGCGCAATCAACTCAGGACGGGTTATCTTCCCTGA
- a CDS encoding DUF1289 domain-containing protein, whose translation METPCRNLCALDAARATCTGCGRTIDEIVHWRSLTDAQRAAVMMRVRDFAPSPRPSAFSPPARRTEPSS comes from the coding sequence ATGGAAACGCCCTGCCGCAACCTCTGTGCGCTGGATGCGGCGCGCGCGACCTGCACCGGTTGCGGCCGGACGATCGACGAGATCGTCCATTGGCGCAGCCTGACCGACGCGCAACGCGCCGCCGTTATGATGCGGGTGCGGGACTTTGCGCCTTCGCCGCGCCCTTCGGCATTTTCGCCGCCTGCGCGTCGAACTGAGCCTTCATCCTGA
- the fmt gene encoding methionyl-tRNA formyltransferase, with product MRIIYMGTPDFAVPALEALAAAGHQVVAVYSQPPRPAGRGKALRPSPVHQRAEALGIEVRTPVSLKEPEVQAAFAALDADVAVVAAYGLILPRAILDAPRHGCINIHASLLPRWRGAAPIQRAVLAGDNVTGVTIMDMEAGLDTGPMRAKYVTSVEGKTAGALTDELAQAGAALMVEVLDDISLHPAMPQPEEGVTYAAKIDKAEARIDFTRPAIQVERQIRAFNPVPGAFFEYGGERFRILAAHVEHEDGAAGAMLDDALLIGCGHGAIRPTLIQRAGKAAMTPDDLLRGFDMPAGSRVDG from the coding sequence ATGCGTATCATTTACATGGGCACTCCCGATTTCGCCGTTCCCGCGCTGGAGGCGTTGGCTGCCGCAGGACATCAGGTCGTGGCGGTCTACAGCCAGCCGCCCCGACCCGCCGGGCGCGGCAAGGCTTTGCGGCCCTCTCCGGTCCATCAACGTGCCGAAGCGCTGGGGATCGAGGTGCGAACGCCGGTGTCGCTGAAGGAGCCGGAGGTGCAGGCAGCCTTTGCCGCGCTCGACGCCGATGTCGCGGTGGTGGCCGCCTATGGCCTGATCCTGCCGCGCGCGATTCTCGATGCGCCGCGTCATGGCTGCATCAACATCCATGCGTCGCTGTTGCCGCGCTGGCGCGGGGCAGCACCGATCCAGCGGGCGGTGCTGGCGGGCGACAATGTCACCGGCGTCACCATCATGGACATGGAAGCGGGCCTCGACACCGGGCCGATGCGCGCGAAATATGTGACATCGGTCGAGGGGAAAACGGCGGGCGCGCTGACCGACGAACTGGCGCAGGCGGGTGCGGCGCTGATGGTCGAGGTGCTGGACGACATCAGCCTGCACCCGGCGATGCCGCAGCCGGAGGAAGGCGTGACCTATGCCGCCAAAATCGACAAGGCCGAAGCGCGAATCGATTTCACGCGCCCGGCGATTCAGGTCGAGCGCCAGATCCGCGCCTTCAATCCCGTTCCCGGTGCCTTTTTCGAATATGGCGGCGAGCGGTTTCGCATCCTGGCGGCGCATGTCGAGCATGAGGATGGCGCAGCGGGCGCAATGCTGGACGATGCGCTGCTGATCGGGTGCGGTCATGGCGCGATCCGCCCGACGCTGATCCAGCGCGCGGGCAAGGCGGCGATGACGCCGGACGATCTGCTGCGCGGGTTCGACATGCCGGCGGGGAGCCGGGTGGATGGATGA
- the ada gene encoding bifunctional DNA-binding transcriptional regulator/O6-methylguanine-DNA methyltransferase Ada: protein MILMTSLADPMPDDATCWAAFRARDRTMDDRFVGCVVTTGIYCKPSCAARHPKRENMRFLPDPAAARAAGFRACLRCRPDEVGRDRIAVAAARALIEAAEGAPRLEAIAAHVGYAPHHFHRLFKRETGLTPAAYARALRADRLKAALDSLGSVTSAIYAAGYNAPSRAYADADRHLGMTPSAWKDGGRGALIRWRTIDSSLGPLLVAATARGLCRISFGEGEPELRARFPNADLQPADGALDQLAQAVVALVDRPGETPDLPIDVCGTAFQQAVWAALRAIPPGETRSYSEVAAAIGRPQAVRAAGSACGDNVLAVLIPCHRVLRRDGTLGGYAWGLDRKRALLAREKGE from the coding sequence ATGATCCTGATGACCAGCCTTGCCGACCCTATGCCCGACGACGCGACCTGCTGGGCCGCTTTCCGGGCGCGCGACCGCACCATGGACGACCGCTTCGTCGGCTGCGTCGTTACCACCGGCATTTATTGCAAACCGAGCTGCGCTGCCCGCCATCCCAAACGCGAAAATATGCGCTTCCTGCCAGACCCCGCAGCGGCGCGCGCAGCGGGGTTCCGCGCTTGCCTGCGTTGTCGCCCGGACGAGGTGGGCCGCGACCGAATCGCCGTCGCGGCGGCGCGCGCGCTGATTGAGGCAGCGGAGGGGGCCCCCCGGTTGGAGGCGATCGCCGCCCATGTCGGCTATGCCCCGCATCATTTCCACCGCCTGTTCAAGCGCGAGACGGGCCTAACCCCCGCCGCCTATGCCCGCGCCTTGCGCGCCGACCGATTGAAGGCCGCGCTCGACTCGCTCGGCAGCGTGACGAGCGCCATCTATGCGGCGGGCTATAATGCGCCCAGCCGCGCCTATGCCGACGCCGATCGCCATCTCGGCATGACGCCCAGCGCCTGGAAGGATGGCGGGCGCGGCGCTCTGATCCGCTGGCGCACGATCGACAGTAGTTTGGGGCCGCTCTTGGTCGCGGCGACGGCGCGGGGCTTGTGTCGTATCAGCTTCGGCGAGGGCGAGCCGGAACTGCGTGCCCGCTTCCCCAACGCCGATCTCCAGCCTGCCGACGGGGCGCTTGACCAATTGGCGCAGGCCGTTGTGGCGCTGGTGGATCGTCCGGGCGAAACGCCCGATCTGCCGATCGACGTCTGCGGCACGGCCTTCCAACAGGCCGTCTGGGCCGCGCTGCGCGCCATCCCGCCAGGCGAAACGCGCAGCTACAGCGAAGTCGCGGCCGCGATCGGTCGCCCGCAAGCGGTGCGCGCGGCGGGCAGCGCCTGTGGCGACAATGTTCTGGCAGTCCTCATCCCCTGCCACCGCGTCCTGCGCCGTGACGGCACGCTGGGCGGCTATGCCTGGGGGCTGGACCGCAAACGGGCGCTACTCGCCCGCGAAAAGGGCGAGTAG
- the fsa gene encoding fructose-6-phosphate aldolase, with the protein MKFFVDTADTADIRDLAATGLLDGVTTNPSLIHKSGRAFLEVVEEICGLVDGPVSAEVVALDHETMMKEAEVLRKIADNVCIKVPLTIDGLKTCKALTDEGTLVNVTLCFSANQALLAAKAGASFISPFVGRHDDNGFDGMALIQDIRLIYDNYGFDTEILVASVRHPIHVLESARIGADVMTAPPAVIRMLSKHVLTDKGLEGFAADWAKTGQSIL; encoded by the coding sequence ATGAAATTCTTTGTCGACACAGCCGACACCGCCGACATTCGCGACCTGGCCGCCACCGGCCTGCTCGACGGCGTGACCACCAACCCGTCCTTGATCCACAAGTCGGGCCGCGCCTTCCTCGAAGTGGTCGAAGAAATCTGTGGCCTGGTCGACGGCCCCGTCTCCGCCGAAGTCGTCGCGCTCGACCATGAAACGATGATGAAAGAAGCCGAAGTCCTGCGCAAAATTGCGGACAATGTCTGCATAAAGGTGCCGTTGACCATCGACGGCCTCAAGACCTGCAAGGCGCTGACCGACGAGGGCACGCTCGTCAACGTCACGCTCTGCTTCTCCGCCAATCAGGCGCTGCTCGCGGCCAAGGCCGGCGCGTCCTTCATCTCGCCCTTCGTTGGCCGCCATGACGATAATGGCTTCGATGGCATGGCGCTGATCCAGGATATTCGCCTGATCTACGACAATTATGGCTTCGACACCGAAATCCTCGTCGCCAGCGTTCGCCACCCCATCCATGTGCTGGAAAGCGCGCGCATCGGCGCTGACGTCATGACCGCGCCCCCCGCCGTCATCCGCATGCTCTCCAAGCATGTGCTGACCGACAAGGGCCTCGAAGGCTTCGCCGCCGACTGGGCCAAGACCGGCCAGTCGATCCTGTGA
- a CDS encoding queuosine precursor transporter, with translation MNDWAVHRVDAGALGARPLRYYDFVMAAFVAILLLSNLIGAAKLSSLGGFTFGAGILFFPLGYVIGDVLTEVYGYARARRCVWAGFAAMLFMAVMSWVVVALPPAEGWTGQESYEAVFGSTWRIVFASLIAFWAGELANSFVLARMKLLTQGKHLWMRTIGSTIVGQGVDSLLFYPLAFYGNWTDAQVLTVMVTNWAMKVGWEALLTPVTYVVVNALKRREGLDVYDAGTNFTPFRARL, from the coding sequence ATGAACGACTGGGCGGTTCACAGGGTCGATGCAGGCGCGCTGGGTGCGCGGCCGCTACGCTATTATGATTTCGTGATGGCGGCCTTCGTCGCGATCCTGCTGCTATCCAACCTGATCGGCGCGGCTAAATTGTCGAGCCTGGGTGGCTTCACCTTCGGCGCTGGCATCCTCTTTTTCCCGCTCGGCTATGTGATCGGCGACGTGCTGACCGAAGTCTATGGCTATGCCCGCGCGCGCCGCTGCGTCTGGGCGGGCTTTGCCGCCATGCTGTTCATGGCGGTGATGAGCTGGGTCGTAGTCGCGCTGCCGCCTGCCGAAGGCTGGACGGGGCAGGAATCCTATGAAGCCGTGTTCGGCAGCACATGGCGCATCGTATTCGCCTCGCTCATCGCTTTCTGGGCGGGTGAACTGGCCAACAGCTTCGTTCTCGCCCGCATGAAATTGCTGACGCAGGGCAAGCATCTGTGGATGCGGACGATCGGATCGACGATCGTGGGGCAGGGCGTGGACAGCCTGCTTTTCTATCCGCTCGCCTTCTACGGCAACTGGACCGATGCGCAGGTGCTGACCGTCATGGTCACCAACTGGGCGATGAAGGTCGGCTGGGAAGCGCTGCTTACGCCTGTAACCTATGTCGTCGTCAATGCGCTCAAGCGGCGCGAAGGGCTGGACGTTTACGACGCAGGCACCAACTTCACCCCGTTCCGTGCGCGGCTCTGA
- a CDS encoding primosomal protein N' — protein MSRARVLLLNAALGPLDYRVPHGMNVKPGSIVVAPLGPRQLVGVVWEEDSFPDVESVGDNRLRNLLELVDAPPLPAPLRRLIEWTADYYLSPPAAVLRMALASMAALEGTRTVIEYKATGAVPERMTEQRAQALERIGERQGLVRELAMIGGVSDAVIRGLIKQDVFEPVELSVDTPFPLPDPDHAPPALSDAQMAAATTMADAVRAQDFAPFLLDGVTGSGKTEVYFEAIAAAMRAGRQVLVLLPEIALTEPFLERFEKRFGTVPVNWHSGLRQTERRRAWRAIAAGEAQVVVGARSALFLPYPNLGLIVVDEAHEASFKQEDGVHYHARDVAVMRGLIEKFPVILASATPAIETRHQVELGRYAEIKLPSRYGGAEMPHIEGVNLLTDPPERGRWIAPPLVKAIDETMAKGEQSLLFLNRRGYAPLTLCRHCGYRFQCPNCTAWMVEHRLSHRLACHHCGHVVPAPRFCPDCKEEDSLVACGPGVERIADEVKALWPLARIAIATSDTLFSPAKAADFVKSVEAGDIDIIVGTQLVTKGYHFPNLTLVGVIDADLGLEGGDLRAAERTFQQIVQVAGRAGRGAKPGRVFIQTRMPSSEVIQALIDGDTERFYAVETEHRRRANAPPFGRFAAIIISSEDADEAAQVARLIGKSAPVIDGMRVYGPAPAPLSVLRGRHRHRLLIHATRQVDIQSAIREWLSQIVWKSGTRVAVDVDPYSFM, from the coding sequence ATGTCCCGCGCCCGTGTCCTCCTGCTCAATGCCGCCCTGGGGCCGCTCGACTATCGCGTGCCGCACGGGATGAACGTGAAACCCGGCAGCATCGTCGTCGCGCCGCTGGGGCCGCGCCAATTGGTAGGCGTGGTGTGGGAGGAAGATAGTTTCCCCGATGTGGAGAGTGTGGGCGACAACCGGCTGCGCAATTTGCTCGAACTGGTCGATGCGCCGCCCCTGCCCGCGCCTCTGCGCCGCCTGATCGAATGGACGGCGGATTATTATTTAAGCCCGCCCGCCGCCGTGCTGCGGATGGCGCTGGCGTCGATGGCGGCGCTGGAGGGGACGCGCACGGTCATCGAATATAAGGCGACCGGCGCGGTGCCCGAACGGATGACCGAGCAGCGCGCGCAGGCGCTGGAGCGGATCGGCGAGCGACAGGGGCTGGTGCGCGAACTGGCGATGATCGGCGGGGTCAGCGACGCGGTGATCCGTGGCCTCATCAAGCAGGATGTGTTCGAGCCGGTCGAGTTGAGCGTCGATACGCCCTTCCCCCTGCCCGACCCTGATCATGCGCCCCCTGCCTTGTCGGACGCGCAGATGGCGGCGGCGACCACCATGGCCGATGCGGTGCGGGCGCAGGATTTTGCACCCTTCCTGCTCGACGGCGTTACCGGATCGGGCAAGACCGAGGTCTATTTCGAGGCGATCGCAGCGGCCATGCGCGCGGGGCGGCAGGTGCTGGTGCTGCTGCCCGAAATCGCGCTGACCGAGCCGTTTCTGGAGCGATTCGAAAAGCGGTTCGGCACGGTGCCGGTCAACTGGCATAGCGGGCTGCGCCAGACCGAGCGGCGGCGGGCGTGGCGCGCCATTGCGGCGGGCGAAGCGCAGGTGGTGGTGGGGGCGCGGTCGGCGCTGTTCCTGCCCTATCCCAATCTAGGCCTCATCGTCGTCGATGAGGCGCATGAGGCCAGCTTCAAGCAAGAGGATGGCGTCCATTATCATGCGCGCGACGTGGCGGTGATGCGCGGCCTTATCGAGAAATTCCCGGTCATCCTGGCGTCCGCCACCCCCGCGATCGAAACCCGGCATCAGGTGGAACTGGGCCGCTATGCCGAGATCAAATTGCCGTCGCGCTATGGCGGGGCAGAGATGCCGCATATCGAGGGCGTCAACCTGCTGACCGACCCGCCCGAACGCGGGCGCTGGATCGCGCCGCCTCTGGTCAAGGCGATCGACGAGACGATGGCAAAGGGCGAGCAAAGCCTGCTCTTCCTCAACCGGCGTGGCTATGCGCCGCTGACGCTGTGCCGGCATTGCGGCTACCGCTTCCAATGCCCCAATTGCACCGCCTGGATGGTGGAGCATCGGCTGTCGCATCGGCTGGCCTGCCATCATTGCGGCCATGTCGTGCCCGCGCCGCGTTTCTGCCCGGACTGCAAGGAAGAGGACAGCCTGGTCGCCTGCGGGCCGGGGGTCGAGCGGATCGCGGACGAGGTGAAGGCGCTGTGGCCGCTGGCCCGGATTGCGATCGCCACGTCCGACACGCTGTTTTCGCCCGCAAAAGCGGCCGATTTCGTCAAGTCGGTGGAGGCGGGCGACATCGACATCATCGTCGGCACGCAGTTGGTCACCAAGGGCTATCATTTCCCCAACCTGACGCTGGTGGGGGTGATCGACGCCGATCTGGGGCTGGAGGGCGGCGATCTGCGCGCGGCCGAGCGGACCTTCCAGCAGATCGTTCAGGTCGCCGGGCGCGCGGGGCGTGGCGCCAAGCCTGGGCGGGTGTTCATCCAGACCCGGATGCCAAGCAGCGAAGTCATCCAGGCGTTGATCGATGGCGATACCGAGCGATTCTATGCGGTGGAAACCGAGCATCGGCGGCGGGCCAACGCCCCGCCCTTCGGCCGCTTCGCCGCGATCATCATTTCGAGCGAGGATGCCGATGAAGCCGCGCAGGTCGCCCGGCTGATCGGCAAATCCGCGCCGGTGATTGACGGGATGCGGGTCTATGGCCCGGCCCCCGCCCCGCTTTCGGTATTGCGCGGGCGGCATCGGCACCGCCTGCTGATCCACGCCACGCGGCAGGTGGATATCCAGTCCGCGATCCGTGAGTGGCTAAGCCAGATCGTGTGGAAATCAGGGACGCGGGTGGCGGTGGACGTCGATCCCTATAGCTTCATGTGA
- a CDS encoding DUF2490 domain-containing protein, whose translation MLLRRLMIAVSVLAMPLPAHAATQESQAWLTEMVTIKASPADIITIDSSQRARSDSRSGGEQFLSRIAIDHRIAPAVQLGGGFAYLKSEADEELRLFQQITLTKGIWMARTRMEQRFFDTVDAPVWRLRQRLQASVPIDKAKQWTVIAATEIFFHLNRGRPSDKTGLATMRQQIGLRHPIAKGVDAQLLYMRQQNFRDGRPDVVSHVPWLTLSWRI comes from the coding sequence ATGCTGTTGCGCCGATTGATGATTGCCGTGTCGGTGCTGGCGATGCCCCTGCCCGCTCATGCGGCGACGCAGGAAAGCCAGGCGTGGCTGACCGAGATGGTGACGATCAAGGCGAGTCCGGCGGACATCATCACGATAGATTCGAGCCAGCGCGCGCGGTCCGACAGCCGGAGCGGCGGCGAGCAGTTTCTCAGCCGGATCGCCATCGACCACCGTATCGCCCCGGCCGTGCAACTGGGCGGGGGTTTTGCCTATCTCAAGAGCGAGGCGGACGAGGAGTTGCGGCTGTTCCAGCAGATTACGCTGACCAAGGGTATCTGGATGGCGCGCACCCGGATGGAACAGCGTTTCTTCGACACGGTCGATGCGCCGGTATGGCGGCTGCGCCAGCGGCTGCAGGCGAGCGTCCCGATCGACAAAGCGAAGCAATGGACGGTGATCGCCGCGACCGAAATCTTCTTCCATCTCAATCGCGGGCGGCCCAGCGACAAGACCGGCCTGGCGACGATGCGCCAGCAGATCGGCCTGCGCCATCCGATCGCCAAGGGGGTCGATGCGCAGCTTCTCTATATGCGCCAGCAGAATTTCCGTGACGGGCGGCCCGATGTCGTATCGCATGTGCCGTGGCTGACGCTCAGCTGGCGGATCTGA
- a CDS encoding VOC family protein: protein MIDLTRTHHKGIAVADIDRAVADYGAALGLTFAPVRDFDPLPFWTPEDGLRDLRVRATYSLGGPIHIELVQGQGPFYHPASAETARHIGVWVDDLPADTARLVDLGWTVRAANAAPADGYGLIAYLASPDGALLVELISTALKPAIDAWLGE, encoded by the coding sequence ATGATCGACCTGACCCGCACCCATCACAAGGGCATTGCCGTTGCCGATATCGACCGCGCCGTCGCGGACTATGGCGCGGCGCTTGGCCTGACCTTCGCACCCGTGCGCGATTTCGATCCACTGCCTTTCTGGACGCCCGAAGACGGCCTGCGCGACCTTCGCGTGCGTGCCACCTATTCGCTGGGTGGCCCGATCCACATCGAACTGGTGCAGGGGCAGGGGCCTTTCTACCACCCCGCCAGTGCCGAAACGGCCCGCCATATCGGTGTCTGGGTTGATGACCTTCCGGCCGATACCGCACGGCTGGTCGATCTCGGCTGGACGGTCCGTGCCGCCAATGCTGCGCCTGCCGATGGCTATGGCCTCATCGCCTATCTCGCCTCGCCTGATGGCGCGCTGCTGGTCGAACTGATCTCCACCGCGCTCAAGCCCGCGATCGACGCATGGCTGGGCGAATAA
- the truA gene encoding tRNA pseudouridine(38-40) synthase TruA encodes MTRFAFTVEFDGRPFMGWQRQNHGPSVQQAIEDAIHAVTGERVAVHAAGRTDAGVHGLAMRAHADIAKAITPFRLMGGINARLRPHPVAILACEIVPDDWHARFSCLGRSYVYRIVNRRAPLTVERGLAWQVAKPLDADAMQAAAQLLVGLHDFTTFRSAHCQSASPVKTLDRLHVARDGERIAVHADARSFLHHQVRSMVGCLALVGYGRWSTDDLRAALEAKDRAALGLNAPPDGLYFAAAHYPVREDNPS; translated from the coding sequence CTGACTCGCTTTGCCTTCACGGTCGAATTTGACGGGCGGCCCTTTATGGGGTGGCAACGGCAGAACCATGGGCCCAGCGTGCAACAGGCGATCGAGGACGCCATCCATGCGGTGACCGGCGAACGGGTGGCGGTGCATGCCGCCGGGCGGACGGATGCGGGCGTGCATGGGCTGGCGATGCGGGCGCATGCCGACATAGCCAAGGCGATCACCCCATTCCGGCTGATGGGGGGGATCAATGCGCGATTGCGGCCGCATCCGGTGGCGATCCTGGCGTGCGAGATCGTGCCGGACGACTGGCATGCGCGTTTTTCCTGCCTTGGCCGTTCCTATGTCTATCGCATCGTCAATCGGCGGGCGCCGCTGACGGTCGAACGGGGGCTGGCTTGGCAAGTGGCCAAGCCGCTGGACGCCGACGCGATGCAGGCGGCGGCGCAGTTGTTGGTCGGGCTGCATGATTTCACCACCTTCCGGTCGGCCCATTGCCAATCGGCCAGCCCCGTCAAGACGCTCGACCGCTTGCACGTCGCGCGCGATGGCGAACGCATCGCCGTTCACGCAGACGCGCGATCCTTCCTGCATCATCAGGTGCGATCGATGGTCGGGTGCCTGGCGTTGGTGGGCTATGGACGGTGGTCGACCGACGATCTGCGCGCGGCATTGGAGGCGAAGGATCGCGCCGCGTTGGGGCTCAATGCCCCGCCCGATGGGCTTTATTTCGCGGCGGCACATTATCCGGTCAGGGAAGATAACCCGTCCTGA
- the recR gene encoding recombination mediator RecR has protein sequence MASPEIEALTQALSRLPGLGPRSARRAVLHLIKKREAAMAPLLRALEAVNERLVTCHVCGNVDTVDPCGICKDARRDPRALCVVEDVADLWALDKSRLFPGRFHVLGGRLSALEGIRPEDLTIDALVTRLEQGGVDEVVLAMNATLEGQTTAHYLAEQLERFPIRLTQLAHGVPVGGELDYLDEGTLAQALRARRPVG, from the coding sequence ATGGCCTCTCCCGAAATCGAAGCGTTGACCCAGGCGCTCTCCCGCCTGCCCGGCCTTGGCCCGCGTTCGGCGCGGCGCGCGGTGCTGCACCTCATCAAGAAGCGTGAGGCGGCGATGGCACCGCTGTTGCGCGCGCTGGAGGCGGTGAACGAGCGGCTCGTCACCTGCCATGTCTGCGGCAATGTCGACACGGTCGATCCCTGCGGCATCTGCAAGGATGCGCGCCGCGATCCCCGTGCGCTCTGCGTGGTGGAGGATGTCGCGGACCTGTGGGCGCTCGACAAATCGCGGCTTTTCCCCGGCCGCTTCCATGTGCTGGGCGGGCGGCTGTCCGCGCTTGAGGGCATCCGGCCGGAGGATCTGACCATCGACGCGCTGGTCACCCGGCTGGAACAGGGCGGGGTGGACGAAGTCGTGCTGGCCATGAACGCCACGCTCGAAGGCCAGACCACCGCCCATTATCTTGCCGAACAGCTCGAACGCTTCCCCATCCGCCTGACCCAGCTGGCCCATGGCGTGCCCGTCGGCGGCGAACTCGACTATCTCGACGAAGGCACCCTCGCCCAGGCGCTGCGTGCGAGAAGGCCGGTAGGGTAG
- the def gene encoding peptide deformylase: protein MAILPILEAPDPRLRTISTPVEAIDDDLQRLIDDMFETMYDAPGIGLAAIQVGVPKRVLVMDLQEPESDEEGAPPVKRPMVFINPEILRESQDMSVYNEGCLSVPEQYAEVERPATIRASWMDRDGRIHEEQLEGLLATCLQHEMDHLEGVLFIDHLSRMKRDMLLKKLTKARRAA from the coding sequence ATGGCCATTCTTCCTATCCTTGAGGCGCCCGATCCGCGCCTGCGTACCATTTCGACCCCGGTCGAGGCGATCGACGACGATCTGCAACGGCTGATCGACGATATGTTCGAAACGATGTACGACGCGCCGGGCATCGGGCTTGCCGCGATCCAGGTCGGTGTGCCCAAGCGGGTACTGGTCATGGACCTGCAGGAACCCGAATCCGACGAGGAAGGCGCGCCCCCGGTCAAACGGCCGATGGTCTTCATCAACCCGGAAATCCTGCGCGAATCGCAGGATATGTCGGTCTATAATGAAGGCTGCCTGTCGGTCCCGGAGCAATATGCCGAGGTCGAGCGTCCCGCGACGATCCGCGCCAGCTGGATGGACCGCGATGGCCGCATCCATGAGGAGCAGCTCGAAGGCCTGCTCGCCACCTGCCTCCAGCATGAGATGGACCATCTGGAGGGCGTGCTGTTTATCGACCATCTTTCGCGCATGAAGCGTGACATGCTGCTCAAGAAGCTGACCAAGGCGCGCCGCGCCGCCTGA